CTGAGCTTCAGGTTCTTCACCTCTCTTCTTGAtttactcatatatatatatatatataggagaacatctctttctctctctatctctctaacTTTGTCTATCTCTTTTGAGTGCCTAAGTAGGATGCTTTGCCAACCTTCCCTGACGCAGAAGCCTTTGCTTGCATCGAAAGAGAGTTAGACTCATCTCTAGAATCCATCTTCTCCTCTGTATCCCCTGAGCCGATCGCAGCAGCTAGTCTCGGCCAGGTTTACAAAGCTCACCTCAGGTACTCAGGCCAAGTTGTCGCTGTCAAAGTCCAACGCCCCGGGATCGAAGAAGCCATCGGTCTCGACTTCTACCTCATCAGAGGAGTTGGCAAACTCATAAACAAGTACGCAGACTTCATCACCACCGACGTCCTCGCCCTCATCGACGAGTTCGCCTCCAGAGTCTACCAGGAGCTCAACTACGTCCAAGAAGCGCAGAACGCTAGGAGGTTCAAGAAGCTCTACGCTGATAAAGCTGATGTTCTTGTCCCTGACATCTTCTGGGACTACACGAGCCGCAAGGTGCTGACGATGGAGTGGGTCGAAGGAACTAAACTGAACGAGCAAGTTGCTATCGAGAGCCAAGGCTTGAAGGTTCTTGATCTCGTGAACACAGGGATCCAGTGCAGCTTGAGACAGCTCTTGGAGTATGGTTTCTTCCACGCTGATCCTCACCCTGGTAATCTCTTGGCGACGCCTGATGGGAAGCTAGCCTTTCTAGACTTTGGTATGATGAGCGAGACGCCGGAGGAAGCTAGGTACGCTATCATAGGCCACGTTGTTCATTTGGTCAACCGAGATTACGAAGCCATGGCGCGTGATTACTACGCTTTGAAGTTCTTGTCCCCTGATGTGGATGTTACTCCCATTGTCCCAGCTCTCAGAGACTTCTTTGACGATGCGCTTACTTATACCGTCAGCGAGCTCAACTTCAAAACGCTGGTTGATGGTTTAGGTGCTGTCTTCTATCAGTATCCGTTTAACGTTCCGCCTTACTATGCGTTGATTCTGAGGTCGCTTACTGTGCTTGAAGGCTTGGCGCTCTACGCAGATCCTAACTTCAAAGTGTTGGCTGCTTCTTACCCTTATTTTGCTAAAAGGCTTCTCACTGATCCGAACCCTTATCTGAGAGATGCTCTTATTGAGCTTCTGTTTAAAGATGGGAAGTTTAGGTGGAACAGACTTGAGAACCTTCTGCAACAGGGAAGTAAAGATAGGGATTTCTCGGCGAAAGAGGCTTTACAGCCTGTTTTGAAGCTGCTGCTTGATCCAAACGGCGAAGAGCTTAGACTTTTGGTGATTAAAGAAGCTGTGAGAGTCAGTGAAGCGATTGCGTTAGGGACCGTTGTTGATACGTATAATTCAATGCCTGTGTTTTTGAGATCTCTTGTCTTCAGTGGAAATGGGAATGGTCCTCTTGCGATGAGTGCCGGGGAGATGGAAAGCACGCTTGAGCTTCGGGACCAGGtctcgagaatatggagcctTCTTCAGTCTTCGGATAGCTTTGACCCAGCTATTTTGCAGCCAATAGTACAGGTAATAATATATCATTGACATTGTGCACTAACCTGATAACAATGTACTTGATTGATATGTGTGTGATAAGGTAACTCTTggattattgttgttgttgttgttgttaatcAGGTGTTACAGCAACCGGAAGCAAGAAGACTTGGAGGACGTGTTGCAGGAGGTGTAGGGCAACGTCTTGCAGCTAGGTTTCTTCAACAGCTCCTTCGAGCCACAACCccatcttcttcatcaccaATCCCATAGATCATATTTTCTTGTCACCAATGAAAGGATATAGATTGTATATTAACCACAGAATTGCTTCATGTTATAGTAACATAGtatcattctttctctttgtatttttactagtaaaagaaaaaacaaattcaaagagCTTATGACAAGAAACACATTTtcagagaaaataaaattaaaaaaattaaagagctTGTTACTCATCTTCTTGTTGTTGAAGGTAGGCTTTGCGTGCGTTTATATTGCATGATCCGGCTCTGTTTCTGGCCCAAGCAAGCTGACTCTATTTTCAAAGGTTGACATGTTTAAAGCAAATGAAATCTGATTTGCTTTTGATCTCAAACGATGAATCTCTTATCTGACATGTGTGTATCAACACAATGTCATACACATAAATCACAATCAGATAGGTCAAGGACCAAAAAGAAACTAAGTGTAGTCTATTTTAGGGCCTGACTGTTGTTGCATCCAACCATATTGAAAACAGCTCACACATGTTACTTCACAGGAACTTGGTTCAATACAGTTCGTGTTCATTTCAAAAGGATGACGTGTAATTGCCCCTTATGAAAAAACAAAACGCTCCGGATTGCTTGGTTTGGTTGGCGCCAACTTGGCACATCTGCCCGTTGTTGCTCAGTGCTCGCCGTCAAGAGTCAATTAAGCCACCAATGATTAACAACACTTGTATGACTTATGCTGCAACTATTccatgatttttcttttaatttacaTGAAATTATCATATTACTAGGGTCGgaccgccctacgggcgggattataaataaaaaataattagaatagCTAGAGTAAAATTCTATTATAAAACTTGATATATAAGTGACAATTAGTCAAATGTTTTGTTGGGTTAAAACTATACTAAATATGGAATGTTTATTACATAATATCATATGACACTATACGGAATGAACCAACAGAATATCTCAAACCATTTTAGGATTTATGTTTGTGGCAACAATTACTTTATGATATGGAAAATGTTTTGCTGCCGCAGTCGAATGTTTATGTTTATGTAAacaatataaacataatatcGTCTAtaattgttgtattttaatgttgATATACCTCCATTTTTAATATGGGatgttttatatgattttttctaaattattttatctaattGTGTAAAGTTACTGTAAGTAATTTCATTTTCCAAATTTACatgtttgtaaatatatatttatgttagtgaaaacacacaaaatctttatttttggaaaaaaatattcataatacaTTTCTtacttttaaaaacatttatgtagttttatataaaaatatttcaattaatAAATGTGATTGGAAATATAAATAGAATGGTGTCCAAGAAAAAGCTCCAACATCTCATTTAAACTCCGACTGTGTATATAATACctttgtaatattataatacCGTATAATAGATGGGGTTcactattatgtttttttttttttactttcaggTTTAGGATATCTGAGAACGTCATTATATATGTTGGTTCCTATGCTTTCTCTAAACAATATTATATTGTGTTTTGTTCCTTGTATAAGGAGGACGCATCATCTGATATAACAAAACTCATGATTTGTTCTTGTTTCCTTCAAAATATAGGAGCAATCATAAGATTCTTAGTttattaataagttttttttaattaattagagaaattcaaattttaacaatcaatgagataattaatatttgaaaaacttTAATGTATAAATACTCTTTAGTTTCGACTTTCGAATtagattattttggttaaatggaTATTGATTTGTATTGTGTATTCCTACCAAAAGGTATTTTTGTAGTTGAAAACATATTTCTCTCTTGTGGTCCCTAAACTTCCGTATAATCTTAATTTCATCCTGCGGAACTAAAGATTGTCAGATCGACACCCAGAATTTAAAACTGTAATCTACCCGTAAAGCTTTAAAAACGACGATGTTTAAGAGTCTCCAAACCAATGTTACGGAGAAAACAGagtacttcaaaacttcaaggtTTCTACTTTCTAGGGCATTCCAGATACTTTTACACTCTCACAAAGCAACAAACtataacagagagagagagagagagcttctgtcatgtccccgatcctagataggatcgggggggacgggccatggtgcggggagacgcaccagtcaggtcattggaccttgagacaagcgtatcatggtcctaaatgaaggttaagggcatcagtcagctgagacttaaccaggataggATGGAAACAAGGttaaaggagttgagtgagtgtttaggcagctggatgagtgttggtttgagttcaatcagctcggttcagctggtattcagttcaatAAGATCTGTTCAGATCAcgggagctggtggactagctcattcagctgggaacagctggaggtcagctcaatccggtgaacggtgcgttctggttcggatcagtgtggacgagtctgggacggttactgggcgagccgatggtccgggtgcgggacggttcgaccaaattggtcttaggcttgggacagggagtgggcaagcttccagagtgtgagctaaGGCTCAGGTTTCGTTTGAAAAGgaaggaaaaagaagaataacCGCCATGGGCAGTTACTTGGTGGCGGTTATGGGAAAAACTGCCCCTTTTGGTACCTTTTTGGTAACTGCTCGTCCAGGCAGTTAGGGGGGAGGTTATGACCgaattcttcttcatttttctgGTCTCTGGTCGAAAATATCATTACAGAAAAGATAGAAAACTCAGACAAACTtccagagagaaaagagaggcaAACCGACGGTTGGACGATCTGATCCGTGGTGGTTCCTGGTTGTTTCCGGTGGAGTTTGTTTGtgagatcaagaggatggaAACTAGGCataaagacaaggagaaggagattgagaaggagaaggagacgtCCCCTGGAGATCGTAACCCTAAGGTGAGaagtgtggccaagagtaaccgaaCGAgaccgcggatgatggccgtgtgagtctggccggtttggatcgattggccactccttactctgacttcttctactctgtttcttcatatatattgtactagggattgttttatgatattacagggaaggatctatcgatcttaaggccttggcctgatcaaatccgcatgaaagccccttgttcttgtgtgggctgatcatggccgagatcactatgatttgagccggttcttttgaatctgattattggattatttttcttctgaattgtcatgatttatcatgaattttatttggtatttggatctctttttaaaggggtcagatttgacatttttgatgattgttcttaactagattggatccgaccatgcaatgtgaactgattcttgttttgtaatctaaccttgtgattgtgtgtttgtctgtgtttgatccaggaccagaaatggaccgtggtacgggaaaagcaccatgaggaccgcggccatgggaagatgtgtggtgattgggttgattcggaaaattgtgtaattattgtagcctattgtgcaacttgtgaacttatgcgattctagtgtgtgatctatttattaggatgatgaatgatgtatgaaccttggttattatctatgaaaaaTCTATTTGCCCTAGTCGATGTTGGATGGTTTGAGTGTGAATGTTGGagcctcaaaactctgaaaaagacttagaattatttaacacttgaacttgaatatgtaaatgaaactggttgcattgtttggtgaggctgcggtctggttggattggggaatccaggatcgggtcttacagctTCGATCTTTAGTACGGGAAGAGCTAAGCTTATAGATCGCAATCGGAGAAGATGCAGCTGTACAGTATCCAATCGATGCTCAAGGAAGGCTACAGACACCTCTCTGGCCTAGACAAAGCCGTCATAAAAAACATCAAAGCTTGCAAGGAGCTCTCCACCATAACCTGCACTTCTCTCTGTCCCAATGGTTCGTTAATCGCTTCCTTGATTCATTTTTATTGGGATCCGCGAGTATGTTTCTCCGATATAATTAGAATCTATAATGCTTGATCTGCTTACGGTTTAGTGAGTAATGTAAATCTGATAGGcccttttttgtttgttaggaTTGAACAAAATGGTTATAAACCATTCAGATAAGCTCTTTGTAACCAACGACGCTGCGGCCATTGTGAATGAGCTCGAGATTCAGCACCCTGCTGCGAAGATTCTTGTTTTAGCTGCCAAGGCGCAGCAGGAGGAGATCGGAGATGGAACTAACCTCACCATCTCTTTTGCGGGAGAGCTTTTACAAAATGCGGACTGCAGAGGAGCTTGTCAGGATGGGGTTGCATCCGAGTGAGATCATTAGTGGATATAACAAAGCAATCATTAAGGTTTGTTGAGTTTGTGACTTACCTGAATCACTATTGGTGGTTTTGTTTTGGCTTAAGGAGTGTATGAATGCAGGTTGTTGAGGTTCTTGAAGAATTGGTTGAGAGTGGTTCTGAGAGGTTGGATGTGCGTAGCAAAGGTGAAGTTGTTTCTAGAATGAGAGATGCTGTTGCTAGCAAGCAGTTTGGTCAAGAGGAGATTATTTGTTCCTTAGTATAATGTGAGTGTTTCTGTTTCATTGTTGGTTGGTTACTCATGTTTATTGGAGGTTTTGCTTTTAGTTGATTAGTTtacttgttcttgttttttttttattcaggcATGTATTCAAGTATGCCCAAAGAATCCAACCAATTTTAATGTGGATAACGTCCGTGTTGCCAAGTTTCTTGCAGGAGGATTGCACAACTCTTGCATTGTCCGTGGCATGGTCTTGGAAAGCGATGCTGTTGGGAGCATAAAGCGAATGGTAAAAGCAAAGGTGAGatcgttttcttttgtttgtacTTTGCTGTCCATGTTTTAGTTGTTTTCATCTAATTT
This Brassica napus cultivar Da-Ae chromosome C6, Da-Ae, whole genome shotgun sequence DNA region includes the following protein-coding sequences:
- the LOC106403826 gene encoding T-complex protein 1 subunit theta-like encodes the protein MQLYSIQSMLKEGYRHLSGLDKAVIKNIKACKELSTITCTSLCPNGLNKMVINHSDKLFVTNDAAAIVNELEIQHPAAKILVLAAKAQQEEIGDGTNLTISFAGELLQNADCRGACQDGVVEVLEELVESGSERLDVRSKGEVVSRMRDAVASKQFGQEEIICSLACIQVCPKNPTNFNVDNVRVAKFLAGGLHNSCIVRGMVLESDAVGSIKRMVKAKVVVFAGGVDTTETETKGIVLIHSVEQHGCGFQRTCVMSPDFFAGIEDSNSDA
- the LOC106406101 gene encoding protein ACTIVITY OF BC1 COMPLEX KINASE 3, chloroplastic, translated to MSLVVGQSPRLTLTGDGVSLRNSRRNGEKSKLFLVNQRRSTRAALVQAKPREDGVVASSSPSSKPPVIQYRRADLADDLQAEARALSRAVDASVYSPELIAKKHGSQPLKALRRSLEILSALAGFALKLGIDQRQGKLEVNMKKRAGELRRIFTRLGPTFVKLGQGLSTRPDLCPPDYLEELAELQDALPTFPDAEAFACIERELDSSLESIFSSVSPEPIAAASLGQVYKAHLRYSGQVVAVKVQRPGIEEAIGLDFYLIRGVGKLINKYADFITTDVLALIDEFASRVYQELNYVQEAQNARRFKKLYADKADVLVPDIFWDYTSRKVLTMEWVEGTKLNEQVAIESQGLKVLDLVNTGIQCSLRQLLEYGFFHADPHPGNLLATPDGKLAFLDFGMMSETPEEARYAIIGHVVHLVNRDYEAMARDYYALKFLSPDVDVTPIVPALRDFFDDALTYTVSELNFKTLVDGLGAVFYQYPFNVPPYYALILRSLTVLEGLALYADPNFKVLAASYPYFAKRLLTDPNPYLRDALIELLFKDGKFRWNRLENLLQQGSKDRDFSAKEALQPVLKLLLDPNGEELRLLVIKEAVRVSEAIALGTVVDTYNSMPVFLRSLVFSGNGNGPLAMSAGEMESTLELRDQVSRIWSLLQSSDSFDPAILQPIVQVLQQPEARRLGGRVAGGVGQRLAARFLQQLLRATTPSSSSPIP